In Dysidea avara chromosome 3, odDysAvar1.4, whole genome shotgun sequence, a single window of DNA contains:
- the LOC136250753 gene encoding uncharacterized protein isoform X3: MSCHGMEKELSKDFSPSWANLLATLSVQRGVELTEKSLQRTTKDDNGKDCFHWPCFLRKLASRKVVVTHDHDVIERTNYADLPYNVRVNLLTLLLRQHIIIGHRELERFVKTVKSEVITSQHSWEDNLLGRLEELVAPMSPLPGVMNHTQKLTTVVHLSDNTIELIKREWLGELNKTTDGMAGSLLSWCSAVEKDDTVPIKRSHDHSDTSHNPPGKRAKTDQCEDHIISLPVLIDEHEEYITADDEEVPGTSLLMNDDNVDKEQTTTTKSKSLTDCLSLVTKVMEFCNQSTTLDGKEVEQLWEEFNSISADQMIQSLQIILVDKKSLLTEDSIINMLHFISAMPVTIGGRMGENLCAMTVLPYLLEMHQPASRNAVAAYSCAFKKQPTICIRSLIASTLQQNQFGSAHADLISGIIRGGDLGDHVTALWRLLVDVKSQACWNDHVISLAQTLLDAKVELDQSLLRDTLQTLLHVAGYMTGNLRFGKLLLALVSRHQAPMADHTEDLENLVEMISPAFMQRSLQLAVKKLQN, translated from the exons GAAAAATCATTACAGAGAACAACTAAAGATGACAATGGAAAAGACTGCTTTCATTGGCCATGTTTCTTAAGAAAACTTGCATCACGTAAAGTTGTAGTTACTCATGATCATGATGTGATTGA AAGAACGAACTATGCTGATTTGCCTTATAATGTTAGAGTTAATTTATTGACTCTTTTGCTGCGCCAGCATATCATTATTGGTCACAGAGAACTGGAGAGGTTTGTTAAGACTGTTAAAAGTGAAGTGATCACAAGTCAGCACAGTTGGGAGGACAACTTGTTAGGTAGACTAGAGGAGTTGGTAGCACCAATGTCACCTTTACCAGGAGTAATGAATCACACACAGAAATTGACCACTGTTGTTCATTTGTCTGATAATACTATTGAACTGATCAAGAGGGAATGGTTAGGTGAGCTTAACAAGACAACAGATGGAATGGCAG GATCATTATTGAGTTGGTGTTCTGCTGTGGAGAAAGATGATACAGTACCCATCAAGAGGTCACATGATCATTCAGATACATCACATAATCCACCAGGGAAAAGGGCCAAAACTGACCAGTGTGAGGATCACATTATCTCATTACCTGTTCTAATAGATGAACATGAGGAATAtattactgctgatgatgaagaAGTGCCTGGTACTAGCTTGTTGATGAACGATGATAATGTTGACAAGGAACAaaccacaacaacaaaatcaaagtCATTGACAGATTGCCTGTCATTGGTTACCAAAGTAATGGAGTTTTGTAATCAGTCTACAACTCTGGATGGCAAAGAAGTTGAGCAGTTGTGGGAGGAGTTTAATTCTATCAGTGCTGATCAG ATGATACAGAGTTTGCAGATTATTCTTGTTGACAAGAAAAGTCTATTAACTGAAGACAGCATTATCAATATGCTCCACTTCATTTCAGCAATGCCAGTTACCATTGGTGGCCGTATGGGAGAGAATCTTTGTGCTATGACTGTACTACCTTAT CTATTAGAAATGCACCAACCAGCTTCGAGGAATGCTGTAGCTGCTTATAGTTGTGCTTTTAAGAAACAGCCAACAATTTGCATCAGATCTTTGATTGCTTCAACTCTTCAACAAAACCAGTTTG GTTCTGCTCATGCAGATCTTATTTCTGGGATAATCCGAGGAGGAGACTTAGGAGATCATGTAACTGCACTGTGGAG ACTTCTTGTTGATGTGAAATCCCAGG CTTGTTGGAATGACCATGTGATTTCATTAGCCCAGACCTTACTTGATGCAAAA GTGGAACTAGATCAGTCATTGTTGAGGGACACACTTCAAACACTACTACATGTTGCTGGTTATATGACTGGCAACCTTCGTTTTGGCAAACTATTACTGGCCCTGGTGAGTAGACATCAGGCACCCATGGCTGACCATACAGAGGATCTAGAGAATTTAGTAGAAATGATTAGTCCAGCATTTATGCAGCGTAGCTTGcagctagctgtaaaaaagttgCAAAACTAA
- the LOC136250753 gene encoding uncharacterized protein isoform X2 has translation MCCSFVVDLAVDFQYMSCHGMEKELSKDFSPSWANLLATLSVQRGVELTEKSLQRTTKDDNGKDCFHWPCFLRKLASRKVVVTHDHDVIERTNYADLPYNVRVNLLTLLLRQHIIIGHRELERFVKTVKSEVITSQHSWEDNLLGRLEELVAPMSPLPGVMNHTQKLTTVVHLSDNTIELIKREWLGELNKTTDGMAGSLLSWCSAVEKDDTVPIKRSHDHSDTSHNPPGKRAKTDQCEDHIISLPVLIDEHEEYITADDEEVPGTSLLMNDDNVDKEQTTTTKSKSLTDCLSLVTKVMEFCNQSTTLDGKEVEQLWEEFNSISADQMIQSLQIILVDKKSLLTEDSIINMLHFISAMPVTIGGRMGENLCAMTVLPYLLEMHQPASRNAVAAYSCAFKKQPTICIRSLIASTLQQNQFGSAHADLISGIIRGGDLGDHVTALWRLLVDVKSQACWNDHVISLAQTLLDAKVELDQSLLRDTLQTLLHVAGYMTGNLRFGKLLLALVSRHQAPMADHTEDLENLVEMISPAFMQRSLQLAVKKLQN, from the exons GAAAAATCATTACAGAGAACAACTAAAGATGACAATGGAAAAGACTGCTTTCATTGGCCATGTTTCTTAAGAAAACTTGCATCACGTAAAGTTGTAGTTACTCATGATCATGATGTGATTGA AAGAACGAACTATGCTGATTTGCCTTATAATGTTAGAGTTAATTTATTGACTCTTTTGCTGCGCCAGCATATCATTATTGGTCACAGAGAACTGGAGAGGTTTGTTAAGACTGTTAAAAGTGAAGTGATCACAAGTCAGCACAGTTGGGAGGACAACTTGTTAGGTAGACTAGAGGAGTTGGTAGCACCAATGTCACCTTTACCAGGAGTAATGAATCACACACAGAAATTGACCACTGTTGTTCATTTGTCTGATAATACTATTGAACTGATCAAGAGGGAATGGTTAGGTGAGCTTAACAAGACAACAGATGGAATGGCAG GATCATTATTGAGTTGGTGTTCTGCTGTGGAGAAAGATGATACAGTACCCATCAAGAGGTCACATGATCATTCAGATACATCACATAATCCACCAGGGAAAAGGGCCAAAACTGACCAGTGTGAGGATCACATTATCTCATTACCTGTTCTAATAGATGAACATGAGGAATAtattactgctgatgatgaagaAGTGCCTGGTACTAGCTTGTTGATGAACGATGATAATGTTGACAAGGAACAaaccacaacaacaaaatcaaagtCATTGACAGATTGCCTGTCATTGGTTACCAAAGTAATGGAGTTTTGTAATCAGTCTACAACTCTGGATGGCAAAGAAGTTGAGCAGTTGTGGGAGGAGTTTAATTCTATCAGTGCTGATCAG ATGATACAGAGTTTGCAGATTATTCTTGTTGACAAGAAAAGTCTATTAACTGAAGACAGCATTATCAATATGCTCCACTTCATTTCAGCAATGCCAGTTACCATTGGTGGCCGTATGGGAGAGAATCTTTGTGCTATGACTGTACTACCTTAT CTATTAGAAATGCACCAACCAGCTTCGAGGAATGCTGTAGCTGCTTATAGTTGTGCTTTTAAGAAACAGCCAACAATTTGCATCAGATCTTTGATTGCTTCAACTCTTCAACAAAACCAGTTTG GTTCTGCTCATGCAGATCTTATTTCTGGGATAATCCGAGGAGGAGACTTAGGAGATCATGTAACTGCACTGTGGAG ACTTCTTGTTGATGTGAAATCCCAGG CTTGTTGGAATGACCATGTGATTTCATTAGCCCAGACCTTACTTGATGCAAAA GTGGAACTAGATCAGTCATTGTTGAGGGACACACTTCAAACACTACTACATGTTGCTGGTTATATGACTGGCAACCTTCGTTTTGGCAAACTATTACTGGCCCTGGTGAGTAGACATCAGGCACCCATGGCTGACCATACAGAGGATCTAGAGAATTTAGTAGAAATGATTAGTCCAGCATTTATGCAGCGTAGCTTGcagctagctgtaaaaaagttgCAAAACTAA